The Rissa tridactyla isolate bRisTri1 chromosome 24, bRisTri1.patW.cur.20221130, whole genome shotgun sequence genome has a window encoding:
- the LOC128901295 gene encoding inhibin beta E chain-like: MAARGAGPWLLLAAVLCAAAEPRCPSCAAGAERRLLEEAAKRQLLEKLRLRERPRLAHAVPRAAVARALRRLQAGGARRGPDDEEEEERGYEIISFAEPEPTSPSGLGLQFQFSRTQDQDVHILQAQLWLYLRVPRDLVASLTLRIFLAGGEGDLVGGNRTLLSERRLSAKGSGWRAFTLMPALQSFFGGERRTLRLELESRGNGGDIMAIVNASRSHQPFLVAKAKVREPGHHVAKRSLRCSQNSNLCCRKDYYVDFRDIGWNDWIIKPEGYQINYCVGQCPLHVAGSPGMASSFHTAVFNLVKANNIQASGHSCCVPTRRRPLSVLYFDRNSNIVKTDIPDMIVDACGCS, translated from the exons ATGGCGGCGCGAGGCGCGGGCCCGTGGCTGCTGCTGGCGGCGGTGCTgtgcgcggcggcggagccgcgCTGCCCGTCGtgcgcggcgggcgcggagcggcggctgctggaggaggcggcCAAGcggcagctgctggagaagctgcgGCTCCGGGAGCGGCCGAGGCTCGCCCACGCCGTGCCCCGCGCCGCCGTGGCCCGCGCCCTGCGGCGGCTGcaggcgggcggcgcccgccggggccccgacgacgaggaggaggaggagcggggctaCGAGATCATCAGCTTCGCGGAGCCAG AGCCCACGTCTCCCTCTGGCTTGGGGCTGCAGTTCCAGTTCAGCCGTACGCAAGACCAGGACGTTCACATCCTGCAGGCTCAGCTTTGGCTCTACCTTCGAGTTCCCCGGGACCTGGTAGCCAGCCTCACCCTGAGGATCTTCCTTGCTGGTGGGGAAGGTGATTTGGTGGGGGGCAATCGCACGCTGCTGAGCGAGAGGCGACTGAGTGCTAAGGGCAGTGGCTGGCGCGCCTTCACCCTCATGCCTGCCCTGCAGAGTTTCTTTGGGGGAGAGCGCAGGACCCTGCGGCTGGAACTGGAAAGCCGCGGGAATGGGGGTGATATAATGGCAATAGTCAATGCCAGCCGGTCCCACCAGCCCTTTCTGGTGGCCAAGGCAAAGGTGCGGGAGCCGGGACACCACGTGGCCAAGCGCAGCCTTCGCTGCAGCCAGAACTCCAACCTCTGCTGCCGCAAGGACTACTATGTGGATTTCCGCGACATCGGTTGGAACGACTGGATCATTAAGCCTGAGGGCTACCAGATAAACTACTGTGTGGGCCAGTGCCCTCTACATGTGGCAGGCAGCCCTGGGATGGCCTCTTCTTTCCACACAGCTGTATTCAACCTTGTCAAAGCTAACAACATCCAGGCATCGGGGCACTCTTGCTGCGTGCCCACGCGACGCCGGCCACTCTCTGTCCTCTACTTCGATCGCAATAGCAACATCGTCAAGACTGACATCCCTGACATGATTGTTGATGCCTGTGGCTGTAGCTAG